One Narcine bancroftii isolate sNarBan1 chromosome 3, sNarBan1.hap1, whole genome shotgun sequence DNA window includes the following coding sequences:
- the LOC138758208 gene encoding zinc finger protein 774-like has protein sequence MNQFQCSDCGKNFKRSSVLKKHRRVHTGERPFTCPECGKGFTQSSNLLTHQRVHTGERPFTCSECGKGFTQVSHLLRHQLVHTGERPFVCPKCGKGFTQSCDLLTHQWVHTGERKFVCPECGKGFARSSDLLTHQRVHTGERPFTCSECGKRFTQVSHLLTHQRVHTGERPFICPECGKGFTQVSNLLTHQRVHMGERPFICPDCGKGFTQTSDLLRHQQVHTRERPFTCFECGKGFARSSDLLTHQRVHTGERPFTCSECGKGFTQTSNLLTHQRVHTRERTFVCP, from the coding sequence ATGAACCAGTTTCAGTGCTCTGACTGCGGGAAGAACTTTAAAAGATCAAGTGTCTTAAAGAAACACcggcgggttcacactggggaaagGCCCTTCACTTGCCCTGAGTGTGgaaagggcttcacccagtcctccaacctgctgacccaccagcgggtccacactggggagaggcctttCACCTGCTCCGAGTGCGGGAAGGGCTTCACTCAGGTCTCCCACCTGTTGAGACACCAgctggtccacactggggagaggcctttCGTCTGCCCCAAGTGTGGGAAGGGTTTCACCCAGTCCTGTGACCTGTTGACCCATCAGTGGGTCCACACCGGAGAGAGGAAGTTCGTCTGTCCAGAGTGCGGAAAGGGGTTTGCCCGGTCCTCCGACCttctgacccaccagcgggtccacaccggggagaggcctttCACTTGCTCCGAGTGCGGAAAGAGATTCACCCAGGTCtcccacctgctgacccaccagcgggtccatactggggagaggccattcatctgCCCCGAGTGCGGGAAGGGGTTCACACAAGTCtccaacctgctgacccaccagcgggtccacatgGGGGAGAGGCCGTTCATCTGCCCTGactgtggcaagggcttcactcagacctctgacctgctgagacaCCAGCAGGTCCATAccagggagaggccattcacctgcttTGAGTGCGGAAAGGGTTTCGCCCGGTCCTctgacctgctgacccaccaacgtgtccacaccggggagaggccattcacctgctcaGAGTGTGGGAAGGGCTTTACCCAGACCtccaacctgctgacccaccagcgggtccacaccagggAGAGGACATTTGTCTGTCCCTAG